In one window of Fusobacteria bacterium ZRK30 DNA:
- a CDS encoding ATP-dependent endonuclease, translating to MKLHSLKIENFRKIKSASVLFEDATFLIGENNVGKSTVLKSIDFLLNSERTMSGDNYYKYCDERGTLCEPTNEVVLTAEFRNLPTESKTWKGFKGRVFNYDTDDEADTGLGIIYRKKYPFKNNVIIEMKSFKRILKEEFIACKTLNDYITNGIEECILVELFPGIKLDKNLTVAQKKILLELDELYDINEHEYEWHNNPGGIMQNVLSKLPKLLLIPASDKKEEMGEKKGALVDIMSELFSEVRSESKNYEQAQVYLNALSKEMNPDDTTSKFGIMMNELNGIFTDVFPGSLIHTDVDLSNPDNALKPEFKISMSSNVKTPISFQGTGSIRSAVFSLLKFRHERELRKDESKRASIIIAFEEPELYLHPNAANSIRDTIYDLANAKSQIICTTHSPFMIDLSKKPKQILNNMTNVKNNIEVAPFNTSHAYKTLEGNEQLYIKMLLKMDDYLTRVFFAKKIIIVEGDTEEIVMRETIERMPSEVKKRVKSEVQIIRARGKAIIISLAKYLNAMNINYYVIHDRDKGVVKAESFNDHIVSAIGNPDLRIMLEECIEDVLGYQAPSSNKPYKAYTQVSQWGENWEDVNEKWRTVVETALSDYFTS from the coding sequence ATGAAATTACATAGCTTAAAGATTGAAAATTTTAGAAAAATTAAAAGTGCTTCAGTACTCTTTGAAGACGCAACTTTTCTCATTGGGGAAAATAATGTTGGTAAAAGTACTGTTTTAAAATCGATAGATTTTCTATTAAATTCTGAAAGAACAATGAGCGGTGATAATTACTATAAATATTGTGATGAGAGAGGTACACTTTGTGAACCTACTAATGAAGTAGTGCTAACTGCTGAATTTAGAAATTTACCTACAGAATCTAAAACATGGAAAGGTTTTAAAGGTCGTGTTTTTAATTACGATACAGACGATGAAGCGGATACCGGCTTAGGAATTATTTATAGAAAAAAATATCCCTTTAAGAATAACGTTATAATAGAAATGAAATCATTTAAAAGAATTCTAAAAGAAGAATTTATCGCTTGTAAAACTCTTAATGACTATATAACTAATGGAATAGAAGAATGTATTTTAGTAGAATTATTTCCAGGTATTAAATTAGATAAAAACTTAACAGTAGCACAGAAAAAAATCTTATTAGAGTTAGACGAACTATACGATATAAATGAACATGAATATGAATGGCACAATAATCCTGGTGGAATAATGCAAAACGTACTTTCGAAACTTCCTAAATTATTGTTAATTCCTGCATCAGATAAAAAAGAAGAAATGGGTGAAAAAAAAGGGGCTTTAGTGGATATAATGTCAGAATTATTTTCTGAGGTACGCTCAGAATCTAAAAATTATGAACAAGCACAGGTTTATTTAAATGCATTAAGTAAAGAAATGAATCCAGATGATACAACTAGTAAATTTGGTATAATGATGAATGAATTAAATGGTATATTTACCGATGTTTTTCCAGGGTCGCTGATACATACAGATGTTGATTTAAGTAATCCAGATAATGCTTTAAAACCAGAATTTAAAATTTCTATGTCAAGTAATGTAAAAACACCAATATCATTCCAAGGAACTGGTTCAATCAGATCAGCGGTATTTTCACTATTAAAATTTAGACATGAGAGAGAGTTGAGAAAAGATGAGAGTAAAAGAGCGTCAATTATAATAGCTTTTGAAGAGCCTGAATTGTATTTACATCCAAATGCTGCTAATTCCATAAGAGATACTATCTATGATTTAGCAAATGCTAAATCACAAATAATATGTACAACTCATTCCCCTTTTATGATCGATTTAAGCAAGAAACCTAAACAAATTCTTAATAATATGACTAATGTAAAAAATAATATTGAAGTAGCTCCTTTCAATACTAGTCATGCATATAAAACTCTCGAAGGAAATGAACAGCTATATATAAAAATGTTATTAAAAATGGATGATTATTTAACAAGAGTATTTTTTGCAAAAAAAATTATTATAGTTGAAGGTGATACAGAAGAAATCGTAATGAGAGAAACTATCGAAAGAATGCCTTCAGAAGTAAAAAAACGTGTAAAATCAGAAGTTCAAATCATTCGAGCTCGTGGAAAAGCAATAATAATATCTTTAGCCAAATATTTAAATGCTATGAATATTAATTATTATGTAATTCATGATAGAGATAAAGGTGTAGTTAAAGCAGAATCATTTAACGATCACATTGTTAGTGCTATAGGAAATCCTGATTTAAGAATTATGCTGGAAGAATGCATTGAAGATGTTCTGGGGTATCAGGCTCCTTCGTCAAATAAACCATATAAAGCATATACACAAGTTTCACAATGGGGAGAAAATTGGGAAGATGTTAATGAGAAATGGCGTACAGTTGTCGAAACTGCATTAAGTGACTATTTCACTAGTTAG
- a CDS encoding SH3 domain-containing protein: MNKYLVNKERETEYPNPIKVLKGESVKCIEESNENGDWKGWIFCKTTNNEGWIPQQIIDKNNGKGTILESYDATEFNLEIGEILVEEKVLNGWIWGYKETEPQKKGWAPLNHIEVIK, encoded by the coding sequence ATGAATAAATATTTAGTTAATAAAGAAAGAGAAACAGAATATCCAAACCCTATTAAAGTTTTGAAAGGAGAGAGTGTTAAATGTATAGAAGAGTCTAATGAAAATGGCGATTGGAAAGGTTGGATTTTCTGTAAAACTACTAATAATGAAGGGTGGATTCCACAACAAATTATTGATAAAAATAATGGTAAAGGAACTATATTAGAAAGTTATGATGCTACAGAATTTAATCTTGAAATTGGAGAAATTTTAGTTGAAGAAAAAGTTTTGAATGGATGGATTTGGGGTTATAAAGAAACAGAACCACAAAAGAAAGGGTGGGCTCCATTAAATCATATAGAAGTTATAAAATAA
- a CDS encoding nitrite/sulfite reductase gives MISEEKLNLEHLEIKAVIEKYILGELNVMDVKKITSGFGIYSTKDKKFMTRVRKVGGEFTTENLKKLADIMEKYSIKFAHVSTRDCIQLQGVNPEAVYDVIRECTKNGMPFKGGGGNSYRNPLISPLSGISKESIFDVRPYAIQTDLFVQGMKKAFNLGRKFKISFSAETDDYANTIVNDLGFLATVKDGEKGFTVYSGGGLGRGPAMGSILLDFLPARECIRATVAMIELFHDHGNREQRTKARLRFLAEKLGFQEFKELFLEYYSKVEIPNEYLSFEPDNYNEIIDKLSQKETFNNNSKEFETWSNVSVKETRFKDISSVRLFIGKGNFTANQLYKLADVMENIGCSIIRLTLEQDIYIPFVHKSYLENAYNIIMKNLEVQGAADIKFENHLVTCLGASLCGIGLLDTPVIGEKISKKLDELFLKYSDNKDVYNEIIDGIKFSGCGSSCAGNQIAPLGFEGTKKLIDKKLTECFKVYIGGRIDSKGKRLSKEEENLITVIEAPEFIVEIVEEFLLELKKCSSLTFADYMQEYRK, from the coding sequence ATGATTTCAGAAGAAAAATTAAATTTAGAACATTTAGAAATAAAAGCAGTTATAGAAAAATATATTTTAGGTGAATTAAACGTTATGGATGTGAAGAAAATCACATCTGGATTCGGTATATATAGTACAAAAGACAAGAAATTTATGACAAGAGTAAGAAAAGTAGGGGGAGAGTTTACTACTGAAAATCTAAAAAAATTAGCAGATATAATGGAAAAATATAGTATTAAATTTGCTCATGTATCTACAAGGGACTGTATTCAACTTCAAGGAGTAAATCCAGAGGCGGTTTATGATGTAATCAGAGAATGTACGAAAAATGGTATGCCTTTTAAAGGAGGAGGAGGGAATTCTTATAGAAACCCTTTAATATCCCCACTTTCTGGAATATCTAAAGAGAGTATATTTGATGTAAGACCATATGCTATTCAAACAGATTTATTTGTACAAGGAATGAAAAAAGCTTTCAATCTAGGTAGAAAATTTAAAATATCATTTTCTGCAGAGACTGATGATTATGCAAATACCATTGTGAATGATTTAGGTTTTTTAGCTACAGTAAAAGATGGAGAAAAAGGATTTACAGTATATAGTGGAGGAGGACTAGGAAGAGGTCCTGCTATGGGCTCTATCCTTTTGGATTTCCTTCCTGCTAGAGAATGTATAAGAGCTACAGTAGCAATGATAGAGTTATTTCATGATCATGGTAATAGAGAACAGAGAACTAAAGCTAGACTTAGATTTTTAGCAGAAAAATTAGGTTTTCAAGAGTTTAAGGAATTATTTCTAGAATATTATTCAAAAGTTGAGATACCAAACGAATACTTGAGTTTTGAACCTGATAATTATAATGAAATAATAGATAAATTAAGTCAAAAAGAAACTTTTAATAACAATTCAAAGGAATTTGAAACTTGGTCTAATGTTTCTGTAAAAGAAACTAGGTTTAAAGATATCTCTTCAGTAAGATTATTTATAGGGAAAGGAAATTTTACAGCTAATCAATTATATAAATTAGCAGATGTAATGGAAAATATTGGTTGTTCAATTATTAGACTTACACTAGAACAAGATATTTATATACCTTTTGTTCACAAGTCGTATTTAGAAAATGCTTATAATATAATAATGAAAAATTTAGAGGTTCAAGGAGCAGCAGACATAAAATTTGAAAATCATTTAGTTACCTGTCTAGGAGCAAGTCTTTGTGGAATAGGTCTTTTAGATACTCCAGTAATTGGGGAAAAGATCTCTAAAAAATTAGATGAATTATTTCTAAAATACTCAGACAATAAAGATGTCTATAATGAAATAATAGATGGAATAAAGTTCTCAGGGTGTGGAAGTTCATGTGCTGGGAATCAGATTGCACCTCTTGGATTTGAGGGGACAAAAAAATTAATAGATAAGAAACTAACAGAATGTTTTAAAGTATATATTGGTGGAAGAATAGATTCTAAAGGAAAAAGACTTTCTAAAGAAGAAGAAAATCTTATAACTGTGATAGAAGCCCCTGAGTTTATAGTAGAAATTGTAGAAGAATTTCTCTTAGAATTAAAAAAATGCAGCTCACTTACTTTTGCAGATTACATGCAAGAATATAGGAAATAA
- a CDS encoding RidA family protein, with product MSKKIIHTKNAPAAVGPYSQAMEVNGTLYVSGQIPFIPETMICISDDVQEQTKQSLENVKAILEEAGYTLNDVVKAGVFIKNMNDFPLINEIYAQYFNENKPARACIEVARLPKDVKIEIEVIAVK from the coding sequence ATGTCAAAAAAAATTATTCATACGAAAAATGCACCAGCAGCAGTAGGACCTTATTCACAGGCAATGGAGGTAAATGGTACATTATATGTATCAGGTCAAATTCCTTTTATCCCAGAAACTATGATTTGTATCTCTGATGATGTACAGGAGCAGACAAAACAATCATTAGAGAATGTAAAGGCTATCCTTGAGGAAGCGGGTTATACTTTAAATGATGTGGTAAAGGCAGGAGTATTTATTAAAAATATGAATGACTTTCCATTGATCAACGAAATTTATGCTCAGTATTTCAATGAAAATAAACCAGCTAGAGCTTGTATTGAAGTGGCAAGACTTCCAAAAGATGTAAAGATTGAAATAGAAGTAATTGCTGTAAAATAA
- a CDS encoding sulfite exporter TauE/SafE family protein encodes MDLFTSSALFIIVLIGYWIQSISGFGAIIFALPLSLFFIDKALFLPVVLLMSVIQSLAVAYKDRKYIDRKKFIIMLALAGVGTPLGMIITDYLDVNIANYLLGCFIIFNSGYSLYVDATKKEVNNEMKIYHYLYPIFSGLLQTAYGVGGPLIGTYMDTQTQEKRTYRAMISLYWCILNPFIIIGYFLRGSIGIGHQKLFLLLFPAVILGYLLGNFTVDKISQKKFKYMTHIMLISIGFTLFF; translated from the coding sequence ATGGATTTATTTACAAGTAGCGCATTATTTATTATAGTTTTAATTGGTTATTGGATACAAAGTATATCTGGTTTTGGGGCAATAATATTTGCACTGCCTCTTAGTTTATTTTTTATAGACAAAGCTTTGTTTTTACCAGTTGTATTATTAATGTCAGTTATTCAATCGTTAGCTGTGGCATATAAAGATCGTAAATATATAGATAGAAAAAAGTTCATAATTATGCTAGCCTTAGCAGGAGTCGGAACGCCACTTGGAATGATAATCACCGATTATTTGGATGTCAATATAGCAAATTATTTATTGGGATGTTTCATAATTTTTAATTCCGGATATTCTTTGTATGTAGATGCTACAAAAAAAGAAGTAAACAATGAGATGAAGATATATCACTATCTATATCCTATATTTAGTGGGTTACTACAGACTGCGTATGGAGTAGGAGGACCACTGATTGGAACGTATATGGACACACAGACTCAAGAAAAAAGAACATATAGAGCAATGATTTCATTATACTGGTGTATATTAAATCCATTCATAATTATCGGGTATTTTTTAAGAGGAAGTATTGGTATAGGACATCAAAAATTATTTTTATTACTTTTTCCAGCAGTAATATTAGGATATTTACTTGGAAATTTTACAGTTGATAAAATAAGTCAGAAAAAATTTAAATATATGACTCATATAATGCTTATAAGTATAGGTTTTACATTGTTTTTTTAA